In one window of Bombus fervidus isolate BK054 chromosome 4, iyBomFerv1, whole genome shotgun sequence DNA:
- the LOC139986193 gene encoding 15-hydroxyprostaglandin dehydrogenase [NAD(+)]-like yields MNNIQNKTVLITGGGSGLGLIYAERLLQDGAKTIAIIDLENSSVQVAVSQLELEFGKGTAKYFPCDVSNAEQFEATFKKVWDTLGGLDILINNAGLLNDRKWQRTIGVNINGVIQGSLLALDYMGKHKGGKGGTIVNIASTVALKIFSEMPIYCTSKHTVLAFSRCIQEYFDKTGVRILVLCPGATATALLDEITEKSLDFVGENAIKTVIESMPIQSTQHVGRGMIQFLLKGENGAVWVIENKQPPYAVEFPPCKKVEVKLENE; encoded by the exons ATGAACAACATACAAAACAAGACCGTTTTGATCACCGGTGGAGGTAGTGGACTCGGTTTAATTTATGCCGAGAGACTATTGCAAGATGGAGCGAAg ACAATTGCTATCATTGACTTGGAAAACTCGTCCGTACAAGTCGCAGTGTCTCAATTGGAATTAGAATTCGGCAAAGGAACCGCCAAATATTTCCCATGTGATGTAAGCAATGCTGAACAATTCGAag CGACCTTTAAAAAGGTTTGGGATACTCTGGGTGGCCTGGACATTCTTATTAACAATGCTGGTTTACTTAATGACAGAAAATGGCAGCGAACTATTGGCGTGAACATT AACGGCGTAATCCAAGGATCTTTGCTCGCTTTGGATTATATGGGCAAACATAAAGGTGGCAAAGGAGGCACCATAGTAAACATCGCATCGACCGTGGCTCTGAAAATATTCTCTGAAATGCCTATTTATTGTACCAGCAAACACACTGTCTTGGCGTTCAGCCGTTGCATACAG GAATACTTTGACAAAACTGGCGTTCGTATTCTTGTACTTTGCCCTGGTGCCACAGCAACGGCGCTTTTGGATGAAATTACAGAGAAATCTTTAGACTTTGTTGGAGAAAATGCTATTAAAACAGTGATAGAATCAATGCCGATACAATC AACGCAACACGTAGGAAGAGGCATGATACAGTTTCTCTTGAAAGGTGAAAATGGAGCTGTCTGGGTCATTGAGAACAAACAACCACCATACGCTGTTGAGTTTCCACCTTGCAAGAAAGTGGAGGTGAAGCTTGAAAATGAATGA
- the LOC139986191 gene encoding 15-hydroxyprostaglandin dehydrogenase [NAD(+)]-like has translation MQIKDKRVIVTGAAGGLGMTISKELLRNGASVIAMIDIEEVAGKEAMNVLNAEFGRNRAIFFQCDVANNSEFDDTFKKAVKTLGGLEILVNNAGVINESDFTKTIDVNVTAVIRATLLGIQQMQKDSGGKGGVIVNISSVAGLYSLSQLPVYSATKHAVVSFSRSFAQPYHYERTGVRIIVLCPELSQMSNVKNSAVNLSQDQLIQKYFRRVDSVAHGLVYVVRCAQNGSIWISEDGKPVYEIQLFDSLPQKNNDSILEENERKMQID, from the exons atgcaaatcAAGGATAAAAGAGTCATTGTAACGGGAGCTGCAGGTGGCTTGGGTATGACTATTAGCAAAGAACTGCTGCGAAATGGTGCATCC GTAATAGCAATGATAGATATCGAGGAGGTAGCTGGCAAGGAAGCGATGAACGTGCTGAACGCAGAATTCGGCCGCAATCGTGCTATATTCTTCCAGTGCGATGTCGCGAACAATTCCGAATTCGATG ATACTTTCAAGAAAGCTGTGAAGACACTCGGCGGTCTGGAGATTCTAGTGAACAATGCTGGTGTCATTAACGAGAGCGATTTCACTAAAACCATCGATGTAAACGTG ACAGCGGTGATACGAGCGACGCTTCTAGGAATCCAACAAATGCAAAAGGACTCCGGTGGCAAAGGCGGTGTTATCGTCAATATATCGTCTGTGGCTGGTCTGTATTCCTTATCTCAGCTTCCAGTATATTCCGCTACGAAACATGCAGTGGTTAGCTTCAGCCGTTCGTTCGCG CAACCTTATCATTACGAAAGGACTGGAGTAAGGATAATAGTCCTGTGTCCCGAGCTTTCTCAAATGTCCAATGTAAAAAATTCAGCGGTAAATCTGTCGCAAGATCAACTGATACAGAAATATTTCCGAAG AGTGGACAGCGTGGCGCACGGACTGGTTTACGTGGTGAGATGCGCTCAGAACGGAAGTATATGGATCAGCGAGGATGGAAAACCCGTctacgagatacaattgttcGACAGCTTACCGCAAAAGAATAATGATTCCATATTGGAAGAAAACGAGCGTAAAATGCAAATAGATTAA